One stretch of Chitinophaga pendula DNA includes these proteins:
- a CDS encoding phosphatidate cytidylyltransferase — translation MKQLSYSLLLSGLLFLSSCSVIEGIFKAGVWTGILIVAAILFLIIFIISKIFKRD, via the coding sequence ATGAAACAATTATCTTACTCACTACTTTTATCCGGTTTATTATTTTTAAGCAGTTGCAGTGTTATAGAGGGCATCTTCAAAGCGGGTGTCTGGACGGGTATCCTGATCGTAGCTGCGATATTATTTCTGATTATCTTCATTATTTCGAAGATATTCAAACGGGATTAA
- a CDS encoding DUF4302 domain-containing protein has protein sequence MKKICLYTWMALTVLSACKKDNDTSHPIQKSFVDPQQALEDFKKQLSTGGNGWEGFIIPKESGVHRVFFQLDDAKKEATLYSDFSPVTAGTPGKGTYSLSVTESINPTLSFKEGSYLDSITINSRKADLNYTFKSVNGDTIRLLGNRYSDELVLVKANPQALADYKARYLLRSMAYLNIYLSQARFLYAQPDANTALQITVNASSKIAGVTYLASNQKAAFNLTDFAYTLNGIYLRRPLIIKGNAVQEILWDATAQNFYIQYGGTKTYLKNASFPVIPLTYLLGSPLLPSTLSLLGPEVFSAGGQPIVLPGWSQEYNNIWNAVDLDLYRSFGRFMLVKEFAIDVPNKTMTLSIILSGPAGTSLRVPFPYRYTVGTNGAYTFTALAPTDANAKVIQAKVKPLLDVMAAQPFLIDYYDGWNVPGIYDVMASFKGTVKTTISFTAMFGKAI, from the coding sequence ATGAAGAAGATATGCTTATATACGTGGATGGCCCTCACCGTTTTGTCTGCTTGTAAAAAAGATAATGACACCAGCCATCCCATACAGAAATCATTTGTCGATCCGCAACAAGCCCTAGAGGATTTCAAAAAACAACTGTCCACCGGCGGCAATGGCTGGGAAGGATTTATCATCCCTAAAGAAAGTGGTGTACATCGCGTATTCTTCCAGCTGGATGATGCAAAAAAGGAAGCGACTTTATATAGCGATTTTAGCCCGGTAACAGCAGGTACTCCAGGTAAGGGGACGTATAGCCTCTCGGTAACAGAGAGCATCAATCCCACGCTGAGTTTTAAAGAGGGATCATACCTGGATTCGATTACTATCAACAGCCGGAAAGCCGATTTGAACTACACTTTCAAATCTGTGAACGGAGATACTATCCGCCTGCTTGGCAATCGCTACAGCGATGAGCTGGTGCTCGTAAAAGCCAACCCCCAGGCATTGGCAGACTACAAAGCCCGTTACCTGCTGCGGTCTATGGCCTACCTGAACATCTACCTCTCGCAGGCAAGATTCCTCTATGCACAACCGGATGCCAACACTGCCCTTCAGATCACCGTAAATGCTTCTTCCAAGATCGCAGGTGTCACCTACCTCGCGTCTAACCAGAAGGCGGCATTTAACCTCACTGATTTCGCTTATACCTTAAATGGTATTTACCTGCGTCGCCCCCTGATCATCAAAGGCAACGCGGTACAGGAGATATTATGGGATGCCACCGCACAGAATTTCTATATCCAGTACGGCGGTACCAAGACTTACCTGAAAAATGCCTCTTTCCCGGTAATCCCGCTGACATACCTGCTGGGTAGCCCGCTGCTGCCTTCTACTTTATCGCTCCTGGGACCTGAAGTATTCTCCGCCGGTGGTCAACCGATCGTATTGCCAGGCTGGTCACAGGAATACAATAACATCTGGAATGCAGTAGACCTGGACCTCTACAGGAGCTTCGGCCGCTTTATGCTGGTAAAGGAATTTGCCATAGATGTTCCCAACAAAACCATGACCTTGAGCATTATCCTCTCCGGTCCCGCTGGGACTTCCCTCAGAGTGCCTTTCCCTTATCGCTATACCGTAGGTACTAACGGTGCGTATACCTTTACTGCATTAGCACCCACCGATGCCAATGCGAAAGTAATACAAGCGAAAGTAAAGCCACTCCTGGATGTAATGGCGGCACAACCCTTCCTCATCGATTACTACGATGGATGGAACGTACCCGGCATATACGATGTAATGGCCAGCTTCAAAGGAACCGTTAAGACTACTATCAGCTTCACTGCCATGTTCGGCAAAGCGATTTAA
- a CDS encoding DUF6496 domain-containing protein, translating into MAKYSQKSQEKVEKTMHEMKEGKLKSGSGKKVTSRKQAVAIGLSEARKEGAKVPKKAAAKKGGAKKSTAKKATAKKATPKKSTAKKATAKKSTSATKRTTTKKTATAKKAAPKKKTAAKRKTAGSKKAVAHG; encoded by the coding sequence ATGGCAAAGTATTCACAAAAGAGTCAGGAGAAAGTAGAGAAAACCATGCATGAAATGAAAGAAGGAAAATTGAAGAGCGGGTCAGGCAAAAAAGTAACCAGCAGAAAACAGGCAGTGGCCATAGGGCTATCAGAGGCGCGTAAAGAAGGTGCTAAAGTACCTAAAAAAGCAGCCGCTAAAAAAGGAGGTGCTAAAAAAAGTACCGCTAAAAAGGCAACCGCTAAAAAGGCAACGCCAAAGAAAAGTACGGCTAAAAAAGCTACGGCAAAAAAAAGTACCAGCGCTACGAAACGTACCACCACCAAAAAAACGGCTACCGCTAAAAAAGCAGCACCGAAAAAGAAAACAGCGGCAAAAAGAAAAACAGCGGGTAGCAAGAAAGCAGTGGCACATGGTTGA
- a CDS encoding SusC/RagA family TonB-linked outer membrane protein, translating into MFEVRYKKKRPKSRLLLLLLTVCCLQAMANPLSEEQLRTEKLEAILRKMEQKFNVVFVYDAAVISKEMNVELNLEKLSMTDALKVLANRGISSRIMGDKVILTRPAQPEAAPQQQVVALKGRVSVRSENGDISFMPGISIHEKGTQNGTATNNKGEFSIKVSAGATVVFSMVGFKSQEIKVTSSRDNMSVMLEENITTLNQVVVNGYQTIDRKLFTGAATALKASDVRRDGITDVSRMLEGRVAGVSIQNVSGTFGAAPKIRVRGATSITGDNKPLWVVDGIILEDVVNVSNEQLSTGDATTLIGSSVAGLNPDDIESFQILKDAAATALYGARAMNGVVVITTKKGRVGKPLISYTGNYSTYLKPKYSDFNIMNSADQMSAYLEMERKGWLNYADVSRRANGGVFTKRSDLIHKGQLLNTPESKGDYLKRYAAANTDWFDILFRNSFMQEHSLSISSGTEKTQLYFSTSFLNDNGWTIGDNVKRFTGNARANFNVNERLNFGLITQASIRDQRAPGTVGRVSNPVEGKYARDFDINPFSYALNTSRTMTAYDENGNLEYFRRNYAPFNIINELRNNTLDLTMIDLKLQGEASYKILPNLKYSFLGALRYAKTNREHKVKENANMAMAYRAADDATIRARNKFLYRNPDDPEAEPVVVLPYGGFYNTNDDYLVSYNLRNSLEWNKTYNNTHIFHVLATQELRYADRQNKFSYGYGYQFDKGGVPYVDPNVIKQGVEGNFDFYGMSWRYDRFLAYMTNAAYSYKGKYNLNGTVRYDGSNLLGKARTARWLPTWNISGSWNLDTEEFMKHQSTINRLTLRATYGLTASMGRATNSSLVLIGNRTKRPYLSEVESVINIRDLENSELTWEKQYETNVGVDVGFFNERMNLTLDLYNRDGFDLISLMRTSGIGGQFEKSANYADMKSKGIEVTIGGNIIQHKDYGWRTQLTFAYNKNKITNLRNNPNIWDLVGADGGPLQGRPYRGLYSVQFSGLDPLTGAPYFINEAGDKSHNVYLQSQDIKYLKYEGPVDPTTTGGFFNSFRYKNFTLSALLTFSAGNKIRLNPVFDESYSDLTAMPREFRDRWMATGDEKLTNIPAILDQRANAALNGFYTYNVYNYSSERIADGGFVRLKQVSLTYNLPVRYLSAIGANNLSLSAVANNPWLIYADKKLNGQDPEFFGSGGVALPIPKQYTVSLKVGF; encoded by the coding sequence ATGTTTGAAGTCCGTTACAAAAAGAAAAGACCAAAATCCAGGCTGCTGCTGCTACTGCTTACAGTGTGTTGCCTGCAGGCAATGGCCAATCCGTTGTCAGAAGAACAGCTACGCACCGAAAAACTCGAAGCGATCCTGAGAAAGATGGAACAGAAGTTCAATGTAGTATTCGTTTACGATGCTGCAGTGATCAGTAAGGAAATGAATGTAGAGCTCAACCTGGAAAAACTGTCCATGACCGATGCCCTGAAAGTATTAGCTAACCGTGGTATCTCCTCCCGTATCATGGGCGATAAAGTGATACTCACCCGCCCTGCGCAGCCGGAAGCTGCCCCGCAGCAACAGGTAGTTGCACTCAAAGGCCGGGTAAGCGTTAGAAGTGAAAATGGGGACATCAGCTTCATGCCGGGTATCAGTATTCATGAAAAAGGTACGCAGAATGGTACCGCTACCAACAACAAAGGCGAATTCTCTATCAAAGTGAGTGCAGGCGCTACCGTAGTATTCTCTATGGTCGGCTTCAAATCACAGGAAATAAAAGTAACCTCTTCCCGGGATAATATGTCCGTCATGCTGGAAGAGAATATTACCACCCTGAACCAGGTAGTGGTAAACGGATACCAGACTATCGACCGCAAACTGTTTACCGGTGCGGCCACCGCCCTCAAAGCGAGCGACGTACGCAGGGATGGTATCACCGATGTCAGCAGGATGCTCGAAGGCCGCGTAGCGGGGGTATCTATCCAGAACGTATCCGGTACTTTCGGTGCCGCTCCGAAAATCCGGGTACGTGGCGCTACCTCTATCACCGGTGATAACAAACCTCTTTGGGTAGTAGATGGTATTATCCTGGAAGACGTAGTTAACGTATCCAACGAGCAGCTCTCTACCGGTGATGCCACCACCCTCATAGGCTCGTCTGTAGCCGGCCTCAACCCGGACGACATCGAGAGCTTCCAGATATTGAAAGATGCCGCAGCGACCGCGTTGTACGGCGCCCGCGCGATGAACGGAGTAGTGGTGATCACCACCAAAAAAGGCCGCGTAGGAAAACCACTGATCTCTTACACCGGTAACTACTCTACCTACCTCAAACCGAAGTACAGCGATTTCAATATCATGAACTCCGCCGACCAGATGTCTGCTTACCTCGAAATGGAACGTAAAGGCTGGCTCAACTATGCCGACGTATCCCGCAGAGCAAATGGTGGCGTATTCACTAAACGCTCCGATCTGATACATAAAGGACAGTTGCTGAATACACCCGAATCAAAAGGCGACTACTTGAAAAGATATGCCGCCGCCAATACCGACTGGTTCGATATCCTCTTCCGCAACTCCTTCATGCAGGAACACTCTCTGAGCATATCCTCCGGTACCGAAAAAACACAGCTTTACTTCTCTACCAGCTTCCTCAACGATAACGGCTGGACTATCGGAGATAATGTAAAACGGTTCACCGGTAACGCCCGCGCTAACTTCAACGTAAATGAACGCCTCAACTTCGGCCTCATTACACAAGCCTCTATCCGTGATCAGCGTGCGCCCGGTACCGTAGGCCGCGTCAGCAACCCGGTAGAAGGTAAATATGCGCGCGATTTTGATATCAACCCTTTCAGCTACGCACTCAATACCAGCCGTACCATGACCGCATATGACGAAAATGGTAACCTGGAATATTTCAGAAGGAACTATGCTCCCTTCAATATCATCAACGAACTGCGTAATAATACCCTCGATCTGACCATGATCGACCTCAAACTTCAGGGAGAGGCTTCCTACAAAATATTACCTAACCTCAAATACTCCTTCCTGGGTGCATTACGGTATGCCAAAACCAACCGGGAACATAAAGTAAAAGAGAATGCGAATATGGCCATGGCCTACCGTGCCGCCGATGACGCTACCATCCGTGCCCGTAATAAATTCCTGTACCGGAATCCCGACGATCCGGAAGCAGAACCGGTAGTAGTATTACCCTATGGCGGTTTTTACAATACCAATGATGACTACCTGGTCAGCTACAATCTCAGAAACTCCCTGGAGTGGAATAAAACGTACAACAACACCCACATATTCCACGTCCTGGCTACACAGGAGCTGCGCTACGCAGATCGCCAGAATAAATTCAGCTATGGATATGGATATCAGTTTGATAAAGGAGGGGTGCCTTATGTAGATCCTAATGTTATCAAACAAGGGGTAGAGGGCAACTTCGACTTCTATGGCATGAGCTGGAGATACGATCGCTTTCTCGCTTACATGACCAACGCCGCCTATTCTTATAAAGGCAAATACAACCTGAACGGTACCGTGCGTTATGATGGCTCCAACCTCCTGGGTAAAGCACGTACTGCACGCTGGCTGCCTACCTGGAACATCAGCGGATCCTGGAACCTGGATACAGAAGAGTTTATGAAGCACCAGTCCACCATCAACCGGTTGACACTCCGTGCCACTTACGGTCTCACTGCCAGTATGGGCCGCGCTACTAACTCCAGCCTCGTACTGATCGGTAACAGGACCAAACGTCCTTACCTCTCGGAAGTAGAGTCTGTGATCAATATCCGCGATTTGGAAAACAGCGAACTTACCTGGGAAAAGCAATATGAAACGAACGTCGGTGTGGATGTAGGCTTTTTCAACGAACGGATGAACCTGACATTGGACCTCTACAACCGGGATGGCTTCGACCTGATCAGCCTCATGCGTACCTCCGGTATCGGCGGCCAGTTTGAAAAGTCTGCCAACTACGCCGATATGAAATCAAAAGGTATCGAGGTTACTATCGGCGGCAACATCATCCAGCATAAAGACTATGGATGGCGTACACAACTGACCTTCGCCTACAACAAGAATAAGATCACCAATCTCCGCAACAACCCCAATATATGGGATCTTGTGGGCGCTGATGGTGGTCCGCTCCAGGGCAGACCCTACCGTGGTCTTTATTCCGTGCAGTTCTCCGGATTAGACCCGCTTACAGGTGCGCCTTACTTCATCAATGAAGCAGGAGACAAATCCCATAACGTATACCTGCAAAGCCAGGATATCAAATATCTTAAATATGAAGGTCCGGTAGATCCTACTACCACCGGCGGTTTCTTCAACTCCTTCCGGTATAAGAACTTCACCTTGTCTGCTTTGCTCACCTTCAGCGCCGGCAATAAGATACGCCTGAACCCCGTATTCGATGAGAGCTATTCAGATCTTACCGCCATGCCGCGTGAATTCCGCGATCGCTGGATGGCGACCGGTGACGAAAAACTCACCAATATCCCTGCTATCCTAGATCAACGTGCCAACGCTGCATTAAATGGTTTCTATACTTATAATGTATACAACTACTCTTCCGAAAGAATAGCAGATGGAGGATTTGTGCGCCTTAAACAGGTCTCACTTACCTACAACCTGCCGGTTCGCTACCTCAGCGCAATAGGTGCCAACAACCTGTCCCTGAGCGCTGTAGCCAACAACCCATGGCTCATCTATGCCGACAAAAAGCTGAACGGCCAGGATCCGGAGTTCTTCGGCTCCGGTGGTGTGGCACTGCCCATCCCTAAACAATACACCGTATCATTAAAAGTAGGATTCTAA
- a CDS encoding FecR family protein, whose product MSKDSIQWELLVKHFNDPQDTSLAQKVAAWRTESPDNQKTYEELSRLWNFSGEISILDNFDLKNEVNSLVGKLPATDIIEEEEPPVSGRNNRKWMWAAAILLITGAAMAWWTLEMNKVKYLDRLTDATTADTILLSDSSHIYMDHSSHVRYPDRWTGQTRTVFMEQGNAFFDIASDPAPFIVKVGTSSITVLGTSFNIRLQGNTLNLSVKTGKVRFDTPNQETILNAGMGMSYNTTTDSISTFDAVNTNEDAWITRELVFVDASLTEVCKKMEIFYNVKIRFKGDVPLRKLNATFKNNRLEEVLEILEAAYPVKVTQQGNDIIIKSK is encoded by the coding sequence ATGTCAAAGGACTCAATTCAATGGGAACTGCTGGTAAAGCATTTCAATGACCCACAAGATACCTCACTGGCGCAAAAAGTGGCTGCCTGGCGGACCGAATCTCCCGACAACCAGAAGACGTATGAGGAACTCAGCCGCCTATGGAATTTCTCTGGAGAGATTAGTATCCTGGACAATTTTGACCTGAAAAATGAAGTAAACAGCCTGGTAGGAAAGCTGCCGGCAACAGACATAATAGAGGAGGAGGAGCCGCCCGTTAGCGGGCGTAACAACAGAAAATGGATGTGGGCCGCGGCAATATTGCTCATCACGGGCGCTGCCATGGCCTGGTGGACCCTGGAGATGAACAAGGTAAAATACCTGGACAGACTCACAGATGCCACTACCGCAGATACCATCCTGCTGTCCGACAGCTCGCACATCTATATGGATCATAGCAGCCATGTCAGGTATCCCGACAGATGGACCGGCCAGACCCGTACTGTATTCATGGAACAAGGGAATGCCTTCTTTGACATCGCTTCCGACCCGGCCCCTTTCATCGTAAAAGTAGGTACTTCCAGTATTACCGTACTGGGCACCTCCTTCAATATACGCCTGCAGGGAAACACCCTTAACCTCTCCGTGAAAACAGGGAAAGTAAGGTTTGATACACCCAACCAGGAAACCATATTGAACGCTGGCATGGGAATGAGCTATAACACCACGACAGATTCCATCAGCACCTTCGATGCCGTTAATACCAACGAAGACGCCTGGATAACCCGCGAACTCGTTTTCGTAGATGCATCCCTTACCGAAGTATGTAAAAAAATGGAAATATTCTACAATGTGAAGATCCGCTTTAAAGGAGACGTTCCACTGAGAAAATTAAACGCGACATTCAAAAACAACAGGCTGGAAGAAGTATTGGAAATATTGGAAGCCGCCTATCCTGTTAAAGTTACTCAACAGGGAAACGACATCATCATCAAAAGCAAATAA
- a CDS encoding DUF4302 domain-containing protein has product MKNILLAGLMIILVLSGCKKVNDDLALGKRPDERLNEILNQYSKDLTTGAPNGWKAYLFPKAGFGFGYYFTFDEKNRVKMYSDWNAATATQAFESSYRIKATQRPSLFFDTYSYIHILSDPDPSVGGGVAGAGYNSDFEFGFDSTKADVIYLTGNQNKTPLYIVKATKAEADAYKAGGLNAFMDEINNYLQKNTFLYLDIDGKKIATSLVPDARSFSLAYEEGGSLKTTSSEFAFSLNSIFLKKPLTYGGVTFREVFWDAAKKELYILSGNTRIPVKAGTTPIFPMHLMLGVSFTGISVPGAPLEGWSDGFKAEFQQAARNLQASFSITLLQMNFDFDTELKTMTLQMIIRQGTTNFQALYYYGYTKTQDGIFKFKQNAAPNGNGGVIATAVNPILKHIDAERFKLEYLLSQTGTLGQFISQDNPAIKFSGTMK; this is encoded by the coding sequence ATGAAAAATATCTTACTGGCAGGACTGATGATCATACTGGTGTTATCAGGCTGCAAAAAGGTAAATGATGATCTGGCCCTGGGCAAACGGCCCGATGAAAGGCTCAACGAAATATTGAATCAATATAGTAAAGACCTGACAACGGGTGCTCCCAACGGTTGGAAAGCATATCTCTTTCCGAAAGCCGGGTTCGGATTCGGATATTACTTCACCTTCGATGAAAAGAACCGGGTGAAGATGTACTCCGACTGGAACGCCGCGACAGCTACACAAGCCTTTGAGAGCTCTTACCGCATCAAAGCTACGCAGCGCCCGTCCCTGTTCTTCGATACTTATTCCTATATCCATATCCTGTCTGATCCTGATCCGTCCGTAGGCGGTGGTGTTGCCGGCGCTGGTTACAACTCCGATTTTGAATTCGGATTCGACTCCACAAAAGCAGATGTGATCTATCTGACCGGTAATCAAAATAAAACCCCTTTGTACATTGTCAAAGCTACCAAAGCCGAGGCCGATGCCTATAAAGCAGGTGGTCTCAATGCCTTCATGGATGAGATCAACAACTATCTTCAGAAAAATACGTTCCTCTACCTCGATATCGATGGTAAAAAGATCGCGACCTCCCTGGTACCCGATGCCAGATCGTTCAGCCTCGCTTACGAAGAGGGTGGTAGCCTGAAAACAACCTCTTCCGAATTTGCTTTCTCGCTCAACAGCATCTTCCTGAAGAAACCACTGACCTACGGCGGTGTTACTTTCCGCGAAGTGTTCTGGGATGCTGCCAAAAAGGAATTGTACATCCTGTCCGGTAATACCCGCATCCCTGTAAAAGCCGGAACAACACCGATCTTCCCCATGCATCTCATGCTGGGAGTATCCTTCACCGGTATCTCTGTACCAGGTGCTCCACTGGAAGGCTGGTCCGATGGCTTTAAAGCGGAGTTCCAGCAGGCAGCCAGGAACCTGCAGGCTTCATTCAGCATCACCTTACTGCAAATGAACTTCGACTTCGATACCGAACTGAAAACCATGACCCTCCAGATGATCATCCGTCAGGGTACTACTAACTTCCAGGCACTGTACTACTACGGTTACACGAAAACACAGGATGGCATATTTAAGTTCAAACAGAATGCGGCACCCAACGGCAACGGTGGGGTAATCGCTACCGCCGTTAATCCGATACTCAAACATATCGATGCAGAACGCTTTAAACTGGAATACCTGCTGTCCCAAACGGGTACACTGGGACAGTTTATCAGCCAGGATAACCCGGCTATTAAGTTCTCCGGTACAATGAAGTAA
- a CDS encoding zinc-binding metallopeptidase: protein MTRRYIQYFLIAGLIAMVFSGCNKKENLNIDLPYNPDNWVKGPIDDWILSNYTKPFNIEIKYRWEPYEVKINKFLVPVFESNVVPVMDIVKKVWVDPYTQEAGVDFIKKYSPKQFVLLGSAEYNNDGTIVLGEAEGGRKITLTQLNNFDRKNVPAVKQMLHTIHHEFAHILHQTILYQREYKQVTPSGYTASWYNTSDADALAIGFITPYARASSDEDFVEMIATMLVEGKAGFDAIVNSAPAQGRAYLRQKEAFVVAYFQNSWNIDIYSLQSKTEAAIKEATK, encoded by the coding sequence ATGACACGCAGATATATCCAATACTTTTTAATCGCCGGCCTGATCGCTATGGTTTTCTCCGGCTGTAATAAAAAAGAGAATCTTAACATCGACCTGCCTTATAACCCGGACAACTGGGTAAAAGGCCCTATCGATGACTGGATACTCAGCAACTACACCAAACCGTTTAATATCGAAATTAAATACCGTTGGGAACCTTACGAGGTAAAGATCAATAAATTCCTCGTGCCGGTATTTGAAAGCAACGTCGTGCCCGTAATGGATATCGTTAAAAAAGTATGGGTAGACCCTTATACCCAGGAAGCCGGTGTAGACTTCATAAAAAAATATTCCCCTAAACAGTTCGTATTGCTCGGCAGCGCCGAGTACAACAACGATGGTACCATCGTATTAGGGGAAGCAGAAGGCGGTCGTAAGATCACCCTGACACAGCTCAACAACTTCGACAGAAAAAATGTGCCCGCTGTTAAACAGATGCTGCATACCATTCATCACGAGTTCGCACACATCCTCCATCAGACCATCCTGTATCAACGGGAGTATAAGCAGGTGACGCCGTCAGGATACACCGCCTCCTGGTACAATACCTCCGATGCTGATGCGCTAGCTATCGGCTTTATTACGCCATATGCAAGAGCCAGCAGCGACGAAGACTTTGTAGAGATGATTGCCACCATGCTGGTAGAAGGTAAGGCCGGTTTTGACGCGATCGTTAACAGCGCCCCCGCACAGGGCCGTGCATACCTGCGCCAGAAAGAAGCATTTGTAGTAGCCTACTTCCAGAATAGCTGGAACATAGATATCTACAGCCTGCAGAGCAAAACAGAGGCGGCAATTAAAGAGGCTACCAAATAA
- a CDS encoding RNA polymerase sigma-70 factor, which produces MARDSELYLNSEEGLIRGIHNKDRRTFTHVYELHFQGLVLAADRYVKDPGIAKELVQDIFIRIWEQPALLNENGSLRAYLYKAVINHSLNYIKREKNIARHHNLIAESLTDSYLETLQEEQELKVEIYRAVEQLPAQCRKVFKMSRFDGLKYREIAADLKISEKTVENHIVHALKLLRETLLQNPERPRSPSATLRIMSWLFF; this is translated from the coding sequence ATGGCAAGAGACAGTGAATTATATCTCAATAGTGAGGAAGGACTAATCCGGGGAATCCATAACAAAGACCGTCGGACGTTTACCCATGTCTATGAGCTACACTTCCAGGGGCTCGTCCTGGCTGCAGACAGATATGTTAAAGATCCCGGCATCGCCAAAGAATTGGTACAGGACATTTTTATCCGTATCTGGGAACAACCCGCCCTGTTAAATGAAAATGGCTCGTTACGGGCATACCTCTATAAAGCTGTCATCAACCATTCACTCAATTATATAAAAAGAGAGAAAAATATTGCCCGTCATCATAATTTGATCGCGGAATCCCTGACCGATAGCTACCTGGAAACTTTGCAGGAAGAACAGGAGCTGAAGGTGGAGATATACCGCGCCGTAGAGCAACTGCCGGCACAATGTCGCAAAGTGTTCAAAATGAGCAGATTCGATGGGCTAAAATACCGGGAGATCGCGGCAGACCTGAAAATATCCGAAAAAACAGTTGAAAATCACATCGTACATGCACTAAAGCTACTCCGGGAGACCTTATTACAAAATCCCGAAAGACCCAGAAGCCCCTCCGCTACCCTGCGGATCATGTCATGGCTGTTCTTCTAA
- a CDS encoding RagB/SusD family nutrient uptake outer membrane protein: protein MKKSFLYTSLLLLAISSGCKKYLEKTPDMRTELDSPEKVAELLTSAYPRATYFTFAEAMSDNAEDKGVASSDLVNAAPWFWRDMEFRDLDSPDFYWQGTYKAIAAANHALEAIAQHPGEDAYKPYKGEALLARAYGHFMLVTFFSKAYNKGTAASDPGIPYVTQPEKVVVGKYERKTVAYVYEQIEKDILEGLPLISNAAYKGAPKYHFTVAAANAFATRFYLFKKDYAKVLEHANKAFPGGNILPFLREVNSVAYRSQEPLVKEAEYTKATTKANLLLAEANSVWGRSYFSYRYGPGFKFVQKYLWGDNVTRVSRSDRRGIFGFMLYGREETIRTPKFREHFVKTDVNATFGDPYVMAPLLTAEEVLFNRAEANIELGNYDAALKDLNDYASTRIISNDSNDPNYYPQLFTITEQKIRDFYGTFDLKAGLISSLLDFKRVEFFFEGMRWFDILRHNLPVVHTTFDGRNSYVLGPNDPRRVIQIPQEAQSAGLELNPR from the coding sequence ATGAAAAAATCATTCCTATATACTTCATTATTACTACTGGCGATATCCTCAGGGTGTAAAAAATATCTGGAGAAAACACCGGATATGCGTACCGAACTAGACTCCCCTGAAAAGGTCGCTGAACTCCTCACCAGCGCCTACCCCAGGGCGACCTATTTCACCTTCGCGGAAGCAATGTCCGACAACGCGGAAGATAAAGGCGTAGCCTCCTCCGACCTGGTAAATGCTGCTCCCTGGTTCTGGCGTGATATGGAATTCCGTGACCTCGACTCGCCGGACTTCTACTGGCAGGGTACCTACAAAGCTATCGCTGCCGCCAACCATGCTCTCGAAGCGATTGCACAGCATCCCGGAGAAGATGCTTATAAACCCTATAAAGGAGAAGCCTTGCTGGCCCGCGCATATGGTCATTTTATGCTGGTCACCTTCTTCTCAAAGGCATATAACAAAGGTACTGCGGCTTCCGATCCGGGTATCCCTTACGTAACACAACCGGAAAAGGTAGTCGTAGGAAAATATGAGCGTAAAACAGTGGCTTATGTATACGAACAGATCGAAAAGGACATCCTGGAAGGTCTTCCGCTCATCAGCAATGCTGCCTACAAGGGAGCCCCTAAATATCACTTTACCGTAGCCGCAGCAAATGCATTCGCTACCCGCTTCTACCTCTTCAAAAAGGACTATGCCAAAGTACTGGAACATGCCAATAAAGCATTCCCCGGCGGCAATATCCTGCCCTTCCTGCGTGAAGTGAACAGCGTAGCCTACCGCTCCCAGGAACCGCTGGTAAAAGAGGCCGAATACACTAAAGCCACTACCAAAGCCAACCTCCTGCTGGCAGAAGCCAACTCCGTTTGGGGGCGTAGCTACTTCAGCTATCGCTATGGACCGGGATTCAAATTCGTGCAGAAATACCTTTGGGGCGATAACGTTACCCGTGTAAGCCGTTCCGACAGAAGAGGCATCTTCGGATTCATGCTGTATGGCCGCGAAGAGACCATCCGTACTCCTAAGTTCAGAGAACATTTCGTGAAGACAGATGTGAATGCCACCTTCGGCGACCCATACGTCATGGCGCCCCTGCTCACCGCAGAAGAAGTACTCTTCAACAGGGCAGAAGCCAATATCGAACTAGGTAACTACGATGCGGCACTCAAAGACCTCAACGACTATGCCAGCACCCGTATCATCTCCAACGACAGCAACGACCCGAACTACTATCCGCAACTGTTTACGATCACCGAACAAAAGATCAGGGACTTCTACGGTACGTTCGACCTGAAAGCAGGCTTGATATCTTCTCTACTGGACTTCAAAAGGGTAGAGTTCTTCTTCGAAGGGATGCGCTGGTTCGACATATTACGTCACAACCTGCCGGTAGTACATACCACCTTCGATGGCAGGAACTCATACGTGCTGGGGCCTAATGATCCCAGACGTGTAATACAGATCCCACAGGAAGCACAATCTGCCGGATTAGAATTAAACCCCCGTTAA